The Flavobacterium johnsoniae genomic sequence TGAAAAATCGCCTGCTCCAGGAGAAAACGTGTCACAAACAACAACAAATCCGTTTGATGTCGTTTTAATTCCAAAAACATCAAAACCATTTATTTTTATTAAATCAACTGAAAGTCCTGACAATATGATTATTGGAAATTACTCTAATCAATGTACTGGTGCAGATTGTCAAAAATTCTTCCAAATAAATGATTATAACACTTTGAAATTCTTAAACGTTGCAGCTGGACAATACGATTTTAGCCAATACAAATACACTCCAACTATCAAAAAAGGTGAATATACTTTATTGTTAAAAGATGTTCCTGGAGAAATTCTAGCACTTAAAGGACAAACTAAAACATACGGTAATCCAAATGAGTCTGCTCAAGGCGGTGTTTATTTTGAGTTGAATCAAAGCGCTGTTATTACGAGAGTTTATATTGATAATGCAGATACTGCAGATCAGAGCGCAGCAATTAAAGCTTTCAAAAAAGTAATCCAAGATAAAATAACTAGCTTAAAATAATCCAATTATGAAAAAACTTTTTATATCATTTATCGTCTGTTTTCTTTTTACAACAGTATATTCTTTAGATGCTTCTAAAGTGGCTTCAGGATCAATAGTAAATACTTGGACTTGGGAAAAATCTATCGGCGGAAATGAAAACCCGTATGTGGCAACTCCAAAAACGATTGGATTTAATAAGAAAATCATCTTTACATCTGAAGGAAGGGTAATTACTTATAAAAATAATGTTGAAATTAGAAATAGTGCTTATCAAGTAGAAAAAGGAATTGGTATTTCGGATCAGTCAGAACATGATCTAATTTCGTTCGAGGGTAAAACTTATGTAATAGAAAACCTTGACAATCAAAACCTAACAATTGTGTCAAACGATCAAGATGGTGCTCGAACTATTTTTAAAAGATAGTTTTGTAAACTATTATAAACTATTTTTGCAAAATCAAATTTGAACCATTTCTTGAAAGACGACGTAGAAAAATATATCAAACTGTGCATGAAAAATGACAGAGAGGGACAACTGAAAATATATCAGTTGTTCTCTCCTGTTTTGTATGGAATATGTTTGAAATACATGAAAAATGAAGACGATGCCAAAGACGTTTTTCAAGAAGCTTTTGTAATTGTTTTTCAGAAAATAAGCCAATATAAATTTGAAGGAAGTTTTGAGGGTTGGATGAAACGAATTTTCATTAACAAACTGATCGAAACTTTGAACAAAAAGAAAAAAGAAAGTTTTTTTCTGGATGTTTTTGATCCTGATACCGATTTTGTCGAAGAGGAAGAACTAGAAGTTATTCCGATGGAACAAGAAAAGTTACTGGAATATATACGGGATTTGCCAGATCAATATCGAACGGTTTTTAACTTGTATGTTTTTGAAAAAATGAAACACAAGGAAATAGCCGAATTACTGAAAATCTCAGAAGGAACATCAAAATCAAATCTAAACCGCGCCAAACATATTTTACAAAAGCGAATTTTGAGTATCAAAAATTTTAAGACAGCATGAAGAAGCACAAAATAGAAGATATTTTTTCATCAATGGAAGACTTTTCGAGTGTTCCGCCGCCAGAATTATGGGGGCAGATTGAAGAAAAATTAAAC encodes the following:
- a CDS encoding protease complex subunit PrcB family protein → MKKLMLGLFVAFGISACSLGDDAKYADCGDNTIVEFTGFPLLCNYNVKTPPPTAAVAVVNTQKQMDALFEKHDNSCAVSSDPNIDFTKNFLVGVFAGPKPTTGFALKIISIIENNCQIIVNYYEKSPAPGENVSQTTTNPFDVVLIPKTSKPFIFIKSTESPDNMIIGNYSNQCTGADCQKFFQINDYNTLKFLNVAAGQYDFSQYKYTPTIKKGEYTLLLKDVPGEILALKGQTKTYGNPNESAQGGVYFELNQSAVITRVYIDNADTADQSAAIKAFKKVIQDKITSLK
- a CDS encoding RNA polymerase sigma factor → MKDDVEKYIKLCMKNDREGQLKIYQLFSPVLYGICLKYMKNEDDAKDVFQEAFVIVFQKISQYKFEGSFEGWMKRIFINKLIETLNKKKKESFFLDVFDPDTDFVEEEELEVIPMEQEKLLEYIRDLPDQYRTVFNLYVFEKMKHKEIAELLKISEGTSKSNLNRAKHILQKRILSIKNFKTA